From a region of the Mycolicibacterium sp. MU0050 genome:
- a CDS encoding alpha/beta hydrolase, with protein sequence MTAPSKVHAAPRAHIGAGSSRRPRKFPVSDGAPVEVVETQTSLRAHLASLACRVTIRPVLAIGSYVPHLPWPFGIVDQVARALTPKPGTVRATIELPNADALLVRAPGVLPADGKRRVVLYMHGGAFLTCGVNSHGPIGVSLSQFADSPVLMVNYRLIPKHSVGMAVDDCHDAYQWLRLRGYGPEQIVLAGDSAGGYLAMTLAQRLQEQGERPAALVAISPLLQLAKEPKQAHPNIKTDAMFPPRAFDALVSLVARAAAKCIVDGEPEQMYEPLDHIEPGLPRTLIHVSGSEVLLHDARLAARRLAAAGVPTEVRVWRGQIHDFQLGAPLIPEATRSLRQIGEYIREATG encoded by the coding sequence CGCAGCGCCTCGTGCACATATCGGCGCAGGTAGCAGCCGTCGTCCCCGGAAATTTCCGGTCAGTGACGGCGCGCCCGTCGAAGTCGTCGAGACCCAGACCAGCCTGCGAGCGCACCTCGCCTCGCTGGCCTGCCGGGTGACGATCCGCCCCGTGCTGGCAATCGGGAGCTACGTCCCGCACCTGCCGTGGCCGTTCGGGATTGTCGACCAGGTGGCCCGCGCGTTGACGCCGAAGCCCGGCACCGTGCGCGCCACCATCGAATTGCCGAACGCCGACGCCCTGCTGGTCCGCGCCCCCGGCGTGCTGCCGGCCGACGGGAAGCGGCGGGTGGTGCTGTACATGCATGGCGGCGCGTTCTTGACCTGCGGGGTGAACTCGCACGGGCCGATCGGCGTCTCGCTGTCGCAGTTCGCCGACTCCCCGGTGCTGATGGTCAACTACCGGTTGATCCCCAAGCATTCGGTGGGCATGGCCGTCGACGATTGTCACGACGCCTACCAGTGGCTGCGGTTGCGGGGCTACGGCCCGGAACAGATTGTGCTGGCCGGTGATTCGGCCGGCGGCTACCTGGCGATGACGCTCGCGCAGCGGTTGCAGGAGCAAGGCGAGCGCCCCGCCGCGCTGGTCGCGATCTCGCCGCTGCTGCAGCTGGCCAAGGAGCCCAAGCAGGCCCACCCCAACATCAAGACCGACGCCATGTTCCCGCCGCGGGCGTTCGACGCGTTGGTCAGCCTGGTGGCCAGGGCAGCGGCGAAATGCATCGTCGACGGCGAGCCCGAGCAGATGTACGAACCCCTCGACCACATCGAGCCCGGTCTGCCGCGAACCCTGATCCACGTGTCCGGATCCGAGGTGCTGCTCCACGATGCCCGGTTGGCGGCGCGCCGACTGGCCGCCGCGGGGGTCCCCACCGAGGTCAGGGTGTGGCGCGGCCAGATCCACGACTTCCAGCTGGGTGCGCCGCTGATCCCGGAGGCGACCCGCTCCCTGCGGCAGATCGGCGAATACATCCGCGAAGCCACCGGATAG
- a CDS encoding cystathionine beta-synthase — translation MRIARHISELIGNTPLVRLNSVVPEGAGTVVAKIEYLNPGGSSKDRIAIKMIDAAEASGALKPGGTIVEPTSGNTGVGLALVAQQRGYKCIFVCPDKVSEDKQDVLRAYGAEVVVCPTAVPPEHPDSYYSVSDRLVEEIDGAWKPDQYSNQMGPESHYETTGPEIWADTDGKITHFVAGVGTGGTITGAGRYLKEVSQDREGGPVKVVGADPEGSVYSGGTGRPYLVEGVGEDFWPKAYDPKVPHEIIAVSDADSFEMTRRLAREEALLVGGSCGMAVVAAIEVAVKAGPDSLVVVLLPDGGRGYLSKIFNDEWMSSYGFLRERLDGSTNEPTVGDVLRGKSGLLPALVHTHPSETVRDAINILREYGVSQMPVVGAEPPVMAGEVAGSVSERELLSAVFEGRAHLADAVAKHMSPALPLVGAGELATSAAKALREFDAVMVVEDGKPAGVLTRSDLLGFLSDSGSRR, via the coding sequence ATGCGGATCGCTCGGCACATCAGTGAACTCATCGGCAACACACCACTGGTTCGACTCAACTCGGTGGTGCCCGAGGGCGCCGGCACAGTGGTGGCCAAGATCGAATATCTCAACCCCGGCGGCAGCTCCAAGGACCGGATTGCCATCAAGATGATCGACGCCGCCGAGGCCAGCGGCGCGCTCAAACCCGGCGGCACCATCGTCGAGCCGACCTCCGGCAACACCGGCGTCGGGCTGGCGCTGGTCGCCCAGCAACGCGGCTACAAGTGCATCTTCGTGTGCCCCGACAAGGTCAGCGAGGACAAGCAGGACGTGCTGCGCGCCTACGGCGCGGAGGTCGTGGTCTGCCCGACCGCGGTCCCGCCGGAGCATCCGGACAGCTACTACAGCGTTTCCGACCGGCTTGTCGAGGAGATCGACGGCGCCTGGAAGCCAGACCAGTATTCGAACCAGATGGGCCCGGAAAGTCATTACGAGACAACGGGTCCGGAGATCTGGGCGGACACCGACGGCAAGATCACCCATTTCGTGGCCGGCGTCGGAACCGGCGGGACGATCACCGGCGCGGGCCGCTACCTCAAAGAGGTGTCGCAGGACCGCGAGGGTGGCCCCGTCAAGGTCGTCGGCGCCGACCCGGAAGGCTCGGTGTATTCGGGCGGCACCGGCCGGCCCTACCTGGTCGAGGGCGTCGGCGAGGACTTCTGGCCCAAGGCCTACGACCCCAAGGTTCCGCACGAGATCATCGCGGTGTCCGACGCCGATTCCTTCGAGATGACGCGTCGGCTCGCCCGCGAGGAGGCGCTGCTGGTCGGCGGCTCCTGCGGCATGGCCGTGGTGGCGGCCATCGAGGTGGCGGTCAAGGCCGGTCCCGACTCGCTGGTGGTCGTGCTGCTGCCCGACGGCGGGCGCGGCTACCTGTCGAAGATCTTCAACGACGAGTGGATGTCGTCCTACGGATTCCTGCGCGAGCGGCTCGACGGTTCGACGAACGAACCCACCGTGGGCGACGTGCTGCGCGGCAAGTCCGGCTTGCTGCCGGCGCTGGTGCACACCCACCCGTCGGAAACCGTGCGCGACGCCATCAACATCCTGCGCGAGTACGGCGTCTCGCAGATGCCGGTCGTTGGGGCCGAACCGCCCGTGATGGCCGGCGAGGTAGCCGGCAGCGTCTCCGAGCGGGAACTGCTCTCGGCGGTCTTCGAGGGACGCGCGCATCTGGCGGACGCGGTGGCCAAGCACATGAGCCCCGCGCTGCCGCTGGTGGGCGCCGGCGAGTTGGCGACCTCGGCGGCGAAGGCGTTGCGCGAATTTGACGCGGTGATGGTGGTCGAGGACGGCAAACCGGCCGGCGTGCTGACCCGCAGTGACCTGTTGGGCTTCCTCTCCGACAGCGGTTCGCGTCGGTAA
- a CDS encoding cystathionine gamma-synthase, whose protein sequence is MSEQRSQADAHSWQGLATRAIHAGYRPDPATGAVNAPIFASSTFAQDGVGGLRGGFEYARTGNPTRAALEAQLAAVEGGTFGRAFASGMAATDCVLRAVLRPGDHVVIPDDAYGGTFRLIDKVFTQWGITHTPVSLSDPDAVRAALTPQTRLIWIETPTNPLLSIADIEALSAIAAENGAKVLVDNTFASPALQQPLALGAHIVLHSTTKYIGGHSDVVGGALVTDDEELDSAFAFLQNGAGAVPGPFDAYLTMRGLKTLVLRMQRHSENAAAVADFLAEHPEVDRVYYPGRPDHPGHEVAARQMSGFGGMISIRMRGGIEAARRLCARTELFILAESLGGVESLIEHPGAMTHASTAGSQLEVPEDLVRLSVGIEDVGDLIGDLQQALEA, encoded by the coding sequence ATGAGCGAGCAACGTAGTCAGGCCGACGCGCACTCCTGGCAGGGGCTGGCCACCCGCGCCATTCACGCCGGATACCGGCCGGACCCGGCGACCGGGGCGGTCAACGCCCCCATCTTCGCCAGTTCGACGTTCGCCCAGGACGGTGTCGGCGGACTGCGCGGTGGATTCGAATACGCCCGTACCGGCAACCCCACCCGAGCGGCGCTGGAGGCGCAACTGGCCGCGGTCGAAGGCGGCACCTTCGGCCGGGCCTTCGCCTCGGGCATGGCCGCCACTGACTGTGTGCTGCGTGCGGTGCTGCGTCCCGGCGACCACGTCGTCATCCCCGACGACGCCTACGGCGGCACGTTCCGGCTGATCGACAAGGTGTTCACCCAGTGGGGCATCACCCACACGCCGGTGTCGCTGTCGGACCCGGACGCGGTGCGTGCCGCGCTGACGCCGCAGACCCGGCTGATCTGGATCGAGACGCCCACCAACCCCCTGCTGTCGATCGCCGACATCGAGGCGCTGTCGGCCATCGCCGCCGAGAACGGCGCGAAAGTCCTGGTGGACAACACCTTTGCCTCGCCCGCTCTGCAGCAGCCGTTGGCGCTGGGCGCGCACATCGTGTTGCACTCGACCACCAAGTACATCGGCGGACACTCCGACGTGGTCGGCGGCGCCCTGGTGACCGACGACGAGGAATTGGATTCCGCCTTCGCGTTCCTGCAGAACGGTGCGGGTGCGGTGCCGGGCCCGTTCGACGCGTACCTGACCATGCGCGGGTTGAAGACGCTGGTGCTGCGGATGCAACGGCATTCCGAAAATGCCGCCGCGGTGGCCGATTTCCTCGCCGAGCATCCCGAGGTCGACAGGGTCTACTACCCAGGCCGCCCCGATCACCCCGGCCATGAGGTCGCCGCGCGGCAGATGTCGGGCTTCGGCGGCATGATCTCGATCCGCATGCGCGGCGGCATCGAGGCCGCCCGCCGGCTCTGCGCCAGAACCGAACTCTTCATCCTGGCCGAGTCGCTGGGCGGGGTGGAGTCGCTCATCGAGCATCCGGGCGCGATGACGCACGCCTCCACGGCGGGTTCGCAGCTCGAGGTGCCCGAGGATCTGGTTCGGCTGTCGGTGGGTATCGAGGACGTCGGCGACCTGATCGGTGACCTGCAGCAGGCGTTGGAGGCCTGA
- a CDS encoding GOLPH3/VPS74 family protein codes for MPAIAEELLLLLLDNASAQPALDPSRRRRVLAGAVLLDLAYQWRLRPAAPGEPVPEGRLIALVGPDDGDPTSGWAWQRLARKPRTAKSAVAKLQRDVETRLLDQLEYAGLLRRTPLYTKRFRRDYAWLLTDRNRAARVRSQLLRVLITGTEPAPATAAVITLLHTVGGLDELLSFDDRARRWVWQRAAEIASGSWVAADSDLAEVNLAVVAATVRAALR; via the coding sequence ATGCCCGCCATCGCCGAGGAGCTGCTGTTGCTGCTGTTGGACAACGCCTCGGCGCAGCCGGCTCTCGACCCGTCCCGGCGCCGCCGCGTGCTGGCCGGGGCGGTGCTGCTGGACCTCGCCTACCAGTGGCGGCTGCGGCCGGCCGCGCCCGGCGAGCCGGTGCCCGAGGGCCGGCTGATAGCCCTTGTGGGTCCCGACGACGGCGATCCCACCTCGGGCTGGGCGTGGCAACGACTGGCACGCAAGCCGCGCACCGCGAAATCCGCCGTCGCCAAGCTGCAGCGCGACGTCGAAACCCGGCTGCTGGACCAGCTGGAGTACGCCGGCCTGCTGAGACGAACGCCGCTGTACACCAAGCGGTTTCGCCGCGATTATGCCTGGCTGCTGACGGACCGGAACCGAGCGGCGCGGGTGCGGTCGCAGCTGCTGCGGGTTCTGATCACCGGCACCGAACCCGCCCCGGCGACCGCCGCGGTGATCACCCTGTTGCACACCGTCGGCGGCCTCGACGAACTGCTGTCGTTCGATGACCGCGCCCGACGGTGGGTGTGGCAGCGGGCCGCTGAAATCGCCAGCGGCAGTTGGGTTGCCGCCGACAGCGACCTGGCCGAGGTGAACCTGGCCGTGGTGGCCGCGACGGTGCGTGCGGCGCTGCGCTGA
- the greA gene encoding transcription elongation factor GreA, which yields MTDIDVTWLTQESYDRLKAELDQLIANRPVIAAEINDRREEGDLRENGGYHAAREEQGQQEARIRQLQDLLSTAKVGETPTQSGVALPGSVVKVFYDGDESDTETFLIGTREQGVNDGELEVYSPSSPLGGALLEAKVGETRTYTVPNGNTVKVTLVSAEPYRG from the coding sequence ATGACTGATATCGACGTCACCTGGCTGACGCAGGAGTCCTACGACCGGTTGAAGGCCGAGCTGGATCAGCTGATCGCCAACCGCCCGGTCATCGCCGCGGAGATCAACGACCGCCGCGAAGAGGGCGACCTTCGCGAGAACGGTGGCTACCACGCCGCCCGCGAGGAGCAGGGGCAGCAGGAGGCCCGGATCCGCCAGCTGCAGGACCTGCTGAGCACCGCCAAGGTCGGCGAGACGCCCACCCAGTCCGGTGTCGCGCTGCCCGGCTCGGTGGTCAAGGTGTTCTACGACGGCGACGAGTCGGACACCGAGACCTTCCTGATCGGCACCCGCGAGCAGGGCGTCAACGACGGTGAGCTCGAGGTCTACTCGCCGAGCTCCCCGCTCGGTGGCGCCTTGCTCGAAGCCAAGGTCGGCGAGACCCGCACCTACACCGTGCCCAACGGCAACACCGTCAAGGTCACGCTGGTCAGCGCCGAGCCGTACCGGGGCTGA
- a CDS encoding DUF4307 domain-containing protein: MANPSEPTAVVARPESRYGKPRRGPSRPVIAVLGVLVVALGLFIAYLGYQRLGTSEVKGELASFELIDDRTVEVTLSVTRQDPSQPVVCIVRGRSLDGSETGRREVLVAPSTDKTVQVSALVKTSRPPVVGDAYGCGTDIPGYLRAPW; this comes from the coding sequence ATGGCGAACCCATCCGAGCCCACCGCCGTCGTCGCGCGTCCGGAATCCCGGTACGGCAAACCGCGCCGCGGCCCCAGCCGTCCGGTCATCGCCGTGCTGGGGGTGCTGGTCGTCGCGCTGGGCCTGTTCATCGCCTACCTGGGCTACCAGCGGTTGGGCACCAGCGAGGTGAAGGGCGAACTCGCCAGCTTCGAGCTGATCGACGATCGCACCGTCGAGGTCACGCTCAGCGTCACCCGTCAGGACCCGTCGCAGCCGGTGGTCTGCATTGTTCGGGGCCGCTCCCTCGACGGTAGCGAGACCGGCCGCCGCGAGGTGCTCGTCGCGCCGTCGACCGACAAAACGGTGCAGGTCAGCGCGCTGGTCAAGACCAGTCGCCCGCCGGTGGTCGGCGACGCCTACGGTTGCGGGACCGACATCCCCGGCTACCTGCGGGCGCCGTGGTGA
- the mca gene encoding mycothiol conjugate amidase Mca, with protein sequence MTKLRLMAVHAHPDDESSKGAATTARYAAEGHRVMVVTLTGGERGDILNPAMDLPDVHGRIAEIRVDEMAKAAEILGVEHTWLGYVDSGLPEGDPLPPLPEGCFALVPLEEATERLVRVIREFRPHVMTTYDENGGYPHPDHIRCHQVSVAAYEAAGDHHRFPDAGEPWNVLKLYYNHGFLRQRMQLLQDEFANHGRVGPFEKWLKHWDPDNDVFAKRVTTRVECSDYFEQRDDALRAHATQIDPAGDFFTAPIEWQQRLWPTEEFELARSRVPVTLPETDLFAGIEPENES encoded by the coding sequence GTGACCAAACTGCGGCTGATGGCGGTGCACGCCCATCCGGACGACGAGTCCAGTAAGGGTGCTGCCACCACCGCGCGTTACGCCGCCGAGGGCCATCGGGTGATGGTGGTGACACTGACCGGTGGCGAGCGCGGCGACATCCTGAACCCCGCGATGGACCTGCCGGACGTGCACGGCCGCATCGCCGAGATCCGCGTCGACGAGATGGCCAAGGCCGCCGAGATCCTCGGTGTCGAGCACACCTGGCTGGGATACGTAGACTCGGGACTACCGGAAGGTGATCCGCTGCCCCCGCTGCCGGAAGGGTGTTTTGCGTTGGTGCCGCTCGAGGAAGCGACCGAGCGACTGGTCAGGGTGATCAGGGAGTTCCGCCCGCACGTCATGACCACCTACGACGAGAACGGCGGCTACCCCCATCCCGACCACATCCGCTGCCACCAGGTGTCGGTCGCGGCGTATGAGGCCGCCGGCGACCATCACCGGTTCCCGGACGCCGGGGAGCCCTGGAACGTCCTCAAGCTCTACTACAACCACGGCTTTCTGCGGCAGCGCATGCAGCTGCTGCAGGACGAGTTCGCCAACCACGGTCGCGTCGGCCCGTTCGAGAAGTGGCTCAAGCACTGGGACCCGGACAACGACGTGTTCGCCAAGCGGGTGACCACCCGGGTCGAATGCTCGGACTACTTCGAGCAGCGTGACGACGCCCTGCGCGCGCACGCCACCCAGATCGACCCGGCCGGCGACTTCTTCACCGCCCCCATCGAATGGCAGCAGCGCCTCTGGCCCACCGAGGAGTTCGAGCTGGCGCGCTCGCGCGTGCCCGTGACGCTGCCGGAGACCGATCTGTTCGCGGGGATCGAACCGGAGAACGAATCATGA
- a CDS encoding thioredoxin domain-containing protein, with translation MLGSPVANRLAEATSPYLRQHADNPVHWWEWTPQALAEAAQRDVPILLSVGYAACHWCHVMAHESFEDHQVAAAMNDGFVCIKVDREERPDLDAVYMNATVAMTGQGGWPMTCFLTPDGRPFFCGTYYPKEQFLQLLSAVRDTWRTRRSEVEESSDHISGELRKMAGGLPDGGPAVSAQLCDAAVAAVLADEDTARGGFGGAPKFPPSAMLEALLRHHERTGSMPALDAVSRVGEAMARGGIHDQLAGGFARYSVDDAWVVPHFEKMLYDNALLLRAYAHWARRTGDPLALRVAGQTADFLLRDLSADDMFVSSLDADADGSEGSTYVWTPDQLNAVLGADDGHWAAEVFAVTAAGTFEHGASVLQLPADPQDTDRLQRVSAALLAARAGRVQPDRDDKVVTAWNGLAITALCEAAVALGRPELLAAAARCARAVLDLHLVDGRLRRSSLGARVGDSVAILEDHAALATGLLTLYQLTAQQHWLESATGLLDTALTHFGDPQRPGRWFDTADDAERLVLRPSDPVDGATPAGASLLAEALLTAAHLADGDRAGSYRRAAAETLAVHTPVLARAARSAGHWLAVAEAAVRGPLQIAVAVGSADSPLLAAARRLAPGGTVVVGGALDSSALLAGRDRVGGADAAYVCRGTVCDLPVSDVGDLAAALDVPV, from the coding sequence ATCCTCGGGAGTCCGGTGGCCAACCGCCTGGCTGAGGCCACCAGTCCCTACCTCCGCCAGCACGCCGACAATCCGGTGCACTGGTGGGAATGGACACCGCAGGCCCTCGCGGAGGCCGCGCAGCGCGACGTGCCGATCTTGCTGTCGGTCGGTTACGCGGCATGTCATTGGTGCCACGTGATGGCGCACGAGTCCTTCGAGGACCACCAGGTGGCCGCCGCCATGAACGACGGCTTCGTCTGCATCAAGGTCGACCGCGAGGAACGCCCCGACCTCGACGCCGTCTACATGAACGCGACCGTGGCCATGACGGGTCAGGGCGGCTGGCCCATGACGTGTTTCCTCACCCCGGACGGACGACCGTTCTTCTGCGGCACCTACTACCCAAAAGAGCAGTTCCTGCAGCTACTTTCGGCGGTCCGGGACACCTGGCGCACGCGGCGCTCCGAGGTGGAAGAGTCCTCCGACCACATCTCGGGGGAGCTGCGCAAGATGGCCGGCGGCCTGCCCGACGGCGGGCCGGCGGTGTCGGCGCAACTGTGCGACGCCGCGGTGGCCGCGGTCCTCGCCGACGAGGACACCGCCCGCGGCGGGTTCGGCGGGGCGCCGAAGTTCCCGCCCTCGGCGATGCTGGAGGCGCTGCTGCGCCACCACGAGCGCACCGGCTCGATGCCCGCGCTGGATGCGGTGTCCCGCGTCGGCGAGGCCATGGCGCGCGGCGGAATCCACGACCAGCTGGCCGGCGGTTTCGCCCGCTACAGCGTCGATGATGCTTGGGTGGTACCGCATTTCGAGAAGATGCTCTACGACAACGCATTGCTGTTGCGGGCCTATGCGCACTGGGCCCGCCGCACCGGTGACCCGCTGGCGCTGCGCGTCGCCGGGCAGACCGCGGACTTCCTGCTGCGGGACCTGTCCGCCGACGACATGTTCGTCTCGTCGCTGGACGCCGACGCCGACGGCAGCGAGGGTTCGACCTATGTGTGGACACCGGACCAGCTGAACGCGGTCCTGGGCGCCGACGACGGACACTGGGCCGCAGAGGTTTTCGCCGTCACCGCGGCGGGCACCTTCGAGCACGGCGCCTCGGTGCTGCAGCTGCCCGCCGACCCGCAAGACACCGATCGGCTGCAGCGGGTCAGTGCGGCGCTGCTGGCCGCGCGTGCCGGGCGCGTGCAGCCGGACCGCGACGACAAGGTGGTCACGGCGTGGAACGGCCTGGCGATCACCGCGCTTTGTGAGGCGGCCGTGGCGCTGGGCCGCCCGGAGCTCCTCGCCGCCGCTGCCCGCTGCGCCCGAGCGGTGCTGGACCTGCACCTGGTCGACGGCCGGCTGCGGCGGTCCAGCCTCGGCGCAAGGGTGGGGGACAGTGTGGCCATCCTCGAGGATCACGCCGCGCTGGCGACGGGGCTGCTCACGCTGTATCAGCTGACCGCACAACAACATTGGCTGGAGTCGGCGACCGGGCTGCTCGACACTGCGCTGACGCATTTCGGTGACCCGCAGCGCCCGGGCCGCTGGTTCGACACCGCCGACGACGCCGAGCGGTTGGTGCTGCGCCCGTCCGACCCGGTCGACGGCGCCACCCCGGCCGGGGCGTCGTTGCTGGCCGAGGCGTTGCTGACCGCCGCGCATCTGGCCGACGGAGACCGCGCGGGCAGCTACCGACGCGCCGCCGCCGAGACCCTGGCGGTGCACACCCCGGTGCTGGCCCGCGCGGCGCGCTCGGCCGGGCACTGGCTGGCGGTGGCCGAGGCCGCGGTGCGCGGTCCGTTGCAGATCGCCGTCGCGGTCGGCTCGGCCGACTCACCGCTGCTGGCCGCCGCGCGTCGGCTGGCCCCGGGCGGCACCGTCGTCGTCGGCGGTGCGCTGGACTCCTCGGCGCTGCTCGCGGGGCGGGACCGGGTCGGCGGTGCCGACGCCGCCTACGTGTGCCGCGGCACGGTCTGTGACCTGCCGGTGTCCGACGTCGGGGATCTCGCCGCCGCGCTCGACGTGCCCGTGTAG
- a CDS encoding nuclear transport factor 2 family protein — MSFEPDQLKTFVTRYLDTVVNGSAEDVAALYAEDATLEDPVGGGEVHIGRQAIAGFYKNTDGVELSTELLSFRAGGHEAAFVFAITVGTMRIEPIEVMTFNSEGLITSMKAYWGPADVTQQ; from the coding sequence ATGAGCTTTGAGCCGGATCAGCTGAAGACCTTCGTCACTCGATACCTCGACACCGTGGTCAACGGCAGCGCCGAGGATGTCGCCGCGCTGTACGCCGAGGACGCCACGCTGGAGGATCCGGTCGGCGGCGGGGAGGTCCACATCGGTCGCCAGGCCATCGCCGGGTTCTACAAGAACACCGACGGCGTCGAACTCAGCACCGAGCTGCTGTCTTTCCGCGCCGGCGGGCACGAGGCGGCGTTCGTCTTCGCGATCACGGTGGGCACCATGCGGATCGAGCCCATCGAGGTGATGACCTTCAACAGCGAGGGACTGATCACGTCGATGAAGGCCTACTGGGGCCCGGCCGACGTCACCCAGCAGTAA
- the trhA gene encoding PAQR family membrane homeostasis protein TrhA gives MSAPPGGKADEGIRRKEITQIDLAEDFPEAVVDGVVEFLGRPRARGWIHVYSAVVAAIAGITLVAVSWSVESTRAGIATLLYTFTSVAMFTVSGVYHRVNWKSETARKWMKRLDHSMIFVFIAGSYTPFALLALPHTDGWLLFWIVWGGALAGVALKLLWPAAPRWVGVPLYILLGWVAAWFIGPIMHGAGVAAVVLLIVGGALYSIGGVLYALKWPNPWPRTFGHHEFFHACTAVAAVCHYIAMWFAVF, from the coding sequence ATGAGCGCTCCCCCCGGCGGTAAGGCCGACGAGGGAATCCGACGCAAAGAGATCACCCAAATCGACTTGGCCGAGGACTTTCCCGAGGCTGTCGTCGACGGTGTCGTCGAGTTCCTCGGCAGACCGCGCGCCCGCGGCTGGATTCACGTGTACTCCGCGGTGGTCGCCGCGATCGCGGGCATCACCCTGGTCGCGGTGTCGTGGTCGGTGGAGTCCACCCGGGCCGGCATCGCCACCTTGCTGTACACCTTCACCAGCGTCGCGATGTTCACCGTCAGCGGCGTCTATCACCGGGTGAATTGGAAATCCGAGACCGCCCGCAAATGGATGAAGCGGCTCGACCACTCGATGATCTTCGTCTTCATCGCGGGCAGCTACACCCCGTTCGCGCTGCTTGCCCTGCCGCACACCGACGGCTGGCTGCTGTTCTGGATCGTCTGGGGCGGGGCGCTGGCCGGGGTGGCGCTGAAGCTGCTGTGGCCCGCGGCCCCACGTTGGGTGGGGGTGCCGCTCTACATCCTGTTGGGCTGGGTCGCGGCGTGGTTCATCGGGCCGATCATGCACGGCGCCGGGGTGGCCGCGGTGGTGCTGCTGATCGTGGGCGGCGCACTGTATTCGATCGGCGGCGTGCTCTACGCCCTGAAGTGGCCGAACCCGTGGCCGCGGACATTCGGCCACCACGAGTTCTTCCACGCCTGCACCGCGGTGGCGGCGGTCTGCCACTACATCGCGATGTGGTTCGCGGTGTTCTGA
- a CDS encoding (2Z,6E)-farnesyl diphosphate synthase, with the protein MDIIPPRLKEPVYRLYEMRLKHDLRRSRSQLPRHIAVLCDGNRRWARDAGYDDVSIGYRMGAAKIAEMLRWCQRAGIEMTTVYLLSTENLQRDPAELTALIEIITEVVEEICAPANRWSVRTVGDLGLLGDETARRLRQAVDSTNAASQGCSFHVNVAVGYGGRQEIVEAVRALLSKELANGASAEELVEAVTVDAISENLYTSGQPDPDLVIRTSGEQRLSGFLLWQSAYSEMWFTEAHWPEFRRVDFLRALRDYSARHRRFGV; encoded by the coding sequence GTGGACATCATTCCCCCGCGACTCAAAGAGCCGGTGTACCGGCTGTATGAGATGCGGCTCAAGCACGACCTGAGGCGATCGCGCTCACAGTTGCCCCGCCACATCGCGGTGCTGTGCGACGGCAATCGACGATGGGCCCGGGACGCGGGGTATGACGACGTCAGCATCGGCTACCGGATGGGCGCGGCGAAGATCGCGGAGATGCTGCGCTGGTGTCAGCGGGCCGGCATCGAGATGACGACGGTGTACCTGTTGTCCACCGAGAACCTGCAGCGCGACCCCGCCGAACTGACCGCGCTCATCGAGATCATCACCGAGGTGGTCGAGGAGATCTGCGCGCCGGCCAACCGATGGAGCGTGCGCACCGTCGGCGATCTGGGGCTGCTGGGCGACGAGACGGCCCGCCGGTTACGGCAGGCGGTCGACTCGACCAACGCGGCGTCGCAGGGCTGTTCGTTCCACGTCAACGTCGCCGTCGGTTACGGCGGTCGCCAGGAGATCGTCGAAGCGGTCCGCGCGTTGCTGTCCAAGGAGTTGGCCAACGGGGCCAGCGCCGAGGAACTGGTCGAGGCCGTCACCGTCGACGCCATCTCGGAAAACCTCTACACCTCCGGGCAGCCCGATCCGGACCTGGTGATCCGCACCTCCGGCGAGCAGCGGCTGTCCGGATTCCTGCTGTGGCAGAGCGCGTACTCGGAGATGTGGTTCACCGAAGCGCACTGGCCGGAGTTCCGGCGCGTCGATTTCCTCCGCGCTCTGCGCGACTACTCCGCCCGGCATCGGCGCTTCGGGGTCTGA